A DNA window from Linepithema humile isolate Giens D197 chromosome 6, Lhum_UNIL_v1.0, whole genome shotgun sequence contains the following coding sequences:
- the LOC137000419 gene encoding uncharacterized protein, protein MVISTMIMQSMIIIFNKPLDSLSDSFYRTKKQQQFLPLFFLPATVRQYDLYYKCTYCNFMLPKENYDYLNHSCFANINILKENIYVDNFNCLFRVSEIDEQSCSSVGKKKIRNKEDKAWADYDELLINAVMKRPCLWNHITPPKTRGPLIVKEAWLEVKEEIENKFEVEIIKKRWRNLRDSYKKARNKMTEYIPSGSAAPSTENRKGGFRYYDQMEFLNDTMISRPNLVISMLINLLYCVSGPRKQSSDAEFKKDLLKILSEGSKTPDGVEGFLFQLGDILRKLPYKSRRQFEIKIMMDALRAEEEAGLL, encoded by the exons ATGGTTATTTCGACGATGATCATGCAAAGCATGATCATCATCTTCAATAAACCGTTGGATTCATTGTCGGATAGTTTTTACAGAACAAAGAAGCAGCAACAATTTCTGCCACTGTTCTTCCTGCCTGCCACTGTCCGACAATACGACCTC tattataaatgcaCGTATTGCAACTTTATGCTACCAAAGGAGAACTATGATTATTTGAATCATTCATGCTtcgcaaatataaatattttaaaagagaacATTTATGTTGACAATTTTAACTGTTTATTTAGAG TTAGTGAGATTGATGAACAATCTTGCTCGTCtgttggaaaaaagaaaatccgaAACAAGGAGGATAAAGCTTGGGCTGACTATGATGAATTACTAATAAATGCTGTTATGAAAAGGCCTTGTCTATGGAATCACATCACTCCACCAAAAACAAGAGGTCCATTAATTGTCAAAGAGGCATGGCTTGAAGTTAAAGAGGAAATAGaga ataagtTTGaagtagaaataattaaaaaacgttGGAGAAACCTCCGTGATTCCTACAAAAAAGCCAGAAATAAAATGACCGAATATATACCCAGTGGTTCAGCAGCACCATCAACCGAGAATAGGAAAGGTGGCTTTCGGTACTATGATCAAATGGAATTCTTGAATGACACGATGATTTCCAGACC cAATTTAGTAATATCGATGTTAATCAACTTATTATATTGTGTTTCAGGTCCAAGAAAGCAATCATCTGATGCTGAGttcaaaaaagatttattaaaaatattatcagagGGTAGCAAAACTCCTGATGGTGTTGAAggatttttgtttcaattgggtgatattttaagaaaattgccATATAAAAGTAGAAGGCAAtttgagattaaaattatgatgGATGCGTTAAGAGCAGAAGAAGAGGCAggacttttataa